In one window of Pseudodesulfovibrio sediminis DNA:
- a CDS encoding P-II family nitrogen regulator, producing MKKIEIITRTFKLDEVKTALAGIGVKGMTVSEVKGFGRQGGHKEVYRGAEYQVDFVPKIKIDVVVEEDFAADVVEAARTAAMTGQVGDGKIFVSTVDEVIRIRTGETGEEAI from the coding sequence ATGAAAAAAATTGAAATCATAACCCGCACCTTCAAGCTCGACGAAGTCAAAACCGCTCTGGCCGGTATCGGCGTCAAGGGCATGACTGTCAGCGAAGTCAAAGGCTTCGGCCGACAGGGCGGTCACAAGGAAGTGTATCGCGGTGCTGAATATCAGGTGGACTTTGTCCCCAAAATCAAGATTGATGTCGTGGTGGAAGAAGACTTTGCCGCAGACGTGGTCGAAGCGGCCCGCACGGCAGCCATGACCGGACAGGTCGGCGACGGCAAGATATTCGTCTCCACTGTCGACGAAGTCATTCGCATTCGTACCGGGGAGACCGGCGAAGAGGCCATTTAA